A window from Aeromonas rivipollensis encodes these proteins:
- a CDS encoding prolyl oligopeptidase family serine peptidase — translation MHSLLVLASLLAIPAPAAPLPEATQEAAPLIPERPLQMKGEIARLDPYGGWRDDSRRSPELLALLREQNRWTEQQLADQQPLAKTLQAEWQARERGEPLPEEWLTEAGSQWRMAADGSLWQRSDAGSAPRQRLAPRQPDQGYYEIAAWALHPDGRLLALAEDHRGDRDYRITLLDLASGETLASLPHRASDLLWSLDGKTLYTVANERHTLRPWQLWAWQAGKEALVHQEADPAWLLSLYRTTDKRHLILQSNNHDSSEQYLLDEGGPTLLKPRQRGLEYYLDTQGDRVLVKSNRDGAMGLYQAPSLAQVASGPWQPLWSGEGRELEKWRLFAHHTVLQYRKAGDDWLDVLDAGGKLTHSLALTEGAGTAWIQGAHDPASQQILIRRQGMAEAPHQCWLDLASGTWSQGKATSSSPYRSERRWVVGRDGVRVPVSLVWRKDIQAPKALLLYGYGAYGTPMRPYYQPQVLSLLDRGFVYAIAHVRGGGLLGEAWYKGGRGQQKQHSVDDFLAVAESLARDPAIDPARLFAMGGSAGGLLVAAALNQAPTRFAGAVLQVPFVDLLGTMQDPELPLTRQEYGEWGNPAIPADYAAMRRLSPYDNLHAAPYPPLYVTAGLHDSQVPYWEPLKWLARLRAHSTGAGPYLLHTELEGGHLANPRTAELRAGREYAFLLSLAGVRH, via the coding sequence ATGCACAGCCTGCTTGTACTGGCCAGCCTGCTGGCCATCCCGGCCCCTGCCGCCCCGCTTCCTGAGGCAACCCAGGAGGCCGCGCCCCTTATCCCCGAGCGCCCACTGCAGATGAAGGGGGAGATAGCCCGCCTCGATCCCTATGGCGGCTGGCGCGACGACAGTCGCCGCTCCCCCGAGCTGCTGGCGCTGCTGCGCGAGCAGAACCGCTGGACCGAACAGCAACTCGCCGACCAGCAGCCGCTTGCGAAGACGCTGCAAGCCGAGTGGCAGGCCAGAGAGCGGGGCGAACCCCTGCCAGAGGAGTGGCTAACCGAGGCCGGCAGCCAGTGGCGCATGGCGGCGGACGGCAGCCTGTGGCAGCGCAGCGACGCAGGCTCCGCCCCCCGCCAGCGGCTGGCCCCCCGTCAACCCGACCAGGGTTATTACGAGATTGCCGCCTGGGCCCTGCACCCGGATGGCCGCCTGCTTGCCCTGGCCGAAGACCACCGAGGGGATAGGGACTACCGCATCACCTTGCTGGATCTGGCGAGCGGCGAGACGCTCGCCTCTTTGCCACACCGCGCCAGCGATCTGCTCTGGAGCCTGGATGGCAAGACCCTCTATACGGTCGCCAACGAGCGCCACACCCTGCGCCCCTGGCAACTGTGGGCCTGGCAGGCAGGTAAGGAGGCGCTTGTGCACCAGGAGGCCGATCCCGCCTGGCTGCTCAGCCTCTATCGCACCACGGACAAGCGTCACCTCATCTTGCAGAGCAACAACCACGACAGCTCGGAGCAATACCTGCTGGATGAGGGCGGCCCCACCCTGCTCAAGCCCCGTCAGCGCGGGCTCGAATACTACCTGGATACCCAGGGGGACAGGGTGCTTGTCAAGAGCAACCGGGACGGGGCCATGGGTCTTTATCAGGCGCCCAGCCTGGCTCAGGTAGCGAGCGGGCCCTGGCAACCCCTGTGGTCCGGCGAGGGCCGGGAGCTCGAGAAGTGGCGCCTGTTTGCCCACCACACTGTGCTGCAATACCGCAAGGCCGGGGACGACTGGCTCGATGTGCTGGATGCAGGCGGCAAGCTGACCCACAGCCTGGCGCTCACCGAAGGGGCCGGCACGGCCTGGATCCAGGGTGCCCATGATCCCGCCAGCCAGCAGATCCTGATCCGCCGCCAGGGCATGGCCGAGGCGCCGCACCAGTGCTGGCTGGATCTCGCCTCCGGCACCTGGAGCCAGGGGAAGGCTACCTCCTCCTCTCCCTACCGGAGCGAGCGGCGCTGGGTGGTCGGCCGGGACGGCGTCCGGGTGCCTGTCTCCCTGGTGTGGCGCAAGGACATTCAGGCCCCCAAGGCGCTGCTGCTCTACGGCTATGGTGCCTACGGCACTCCCATGCGCCCCTACTACCAGCCCCAGGTGCTGAGCCTGCTGGATCGCGGCTTCGTCTACGCCATCGCCCATGTGCGCGGCGGCGGTCTGCTGGGAGAGGCCTGGTACAAGGGGGGTCGTGGCCAGCAGAAGCAACACAGCGTGGACGATTTCCTGGCGGTGGCAGAGAGCCTGGCCCGGGATCCCGCCATCGATCCCGCCCGGCTGTTCGCTATGGGAGGCAGCGCCGGCGGTCTCTTGGTAGCGGCGGCCCTCAATCAGGCACCGACCCGCTTCGCAGGGGCTGTGCTGCAGGTGCCCTTCGTCGATCTGCTCGGCACCATGCAGGATCCCGAGCTGCCCCTCACCCGCCAGGAGTACGGGGAGTGGGGCAATCCGGCCATCCCTGCCGACTATGCGGCCATGCGCCGCCTGAGCCCCTATGACAACCTGCACGCGGCCCCCTACCCGCCCCTCTATGTGACGGCCGGGCTGCACGACAGCCAGGTGCCCTACTGGGAGCCCCTCAAGTGGCTGGCCCGCCTGCGAGCCCACAGCACAGGGGCCGGCCCCTATCTGCTGCACACCGAACTCGAGGGGGGCCACCTGGCCAATCCCCGCACGGCCGAGCTGCGCGCAGGCCGGGAGTATGCCTTCCTGCTCTCCCTGGCGGGGGTCCGTCACTGA